In Cedecea neteri, a single genomic region encodes these proteins:
- the ykgO gene encoding type B 50S ribosomal protein L36, producing MQVLNSLRSAKQRHPDCQIVKRKGRLYVICKSNPRFKAVQGRKKRR from the coding sequence ATGCAGGTATTGAATTCACTTCGCAGTGCAAAACAGCGCCACCCCGACTGCCAGATTGTGAAGCGTAAGGGGCGGCTGTATGTGATTTGCAAATCTAATCCGCGTTTTAAAGCGGTGCAGGGACGGAAGAAACGTCGCTAG
- a CDS encoding isopenicillin N synthase family dioxygenase, producing MSTNPGLALPILDLSQLNGSETDRSAFLSQLRYAAREIGFFYLINHGISPDLQQAVQDEARSFFALPDDEKQQVAMIHSPHFRGYNRAASELTRGQPDWREQFDLGAERQALPPDEYAPAWRRLQGPNLWPTARPELKPTLLQWQSEMTAVALKLLRTFAEALSLPADAFDDLYGNLPNEHIKLIRYPGQSATQSSQGVGAHKDSGFLSFLLQDEKKGLQVEVSPDNWVDAQPLPGSFVVNIGELLELATNGYLRATVHRVVSPPQDEERLSIAFFLGAQLNAVVPVYQLPAALAREAQGPESDPQNPLLRDVGWNYLKGRLRSHPDVAERYYPDVLRNSSELIA from the coding sequence ATGAGCACCAATCCAGGCCTGGCACTGCCGATTCTTGACCTGTCCCAGCTCAACGGCAGCGAAACTGACCGTTCAGCCTTCCTCAGCCAGCTGCGCTACGCCGCAAGAGAAATTGGCTTTTTCTACCTGATCAACCACGGCATCAGCCCTGACCTGCAGCAGGCGGTCCAGGACGAAGCCCGCAGCTTCTTTGCCCTCCCCGACGATGAAAAACAGCAGGTGGCAATGATCCACTCGCCGCATTTCCGTGGCTACAACCGCGCCGCCAGCGAACTTACCCGCGGCCAGCCCGACTGGCGCGAACAGTTTGACCTCGGCGCAGAGCGCCAGGCATTGCCGCCGGATGAATACGCCCCGGCGTGGCGTCGCCTGCAGGGGCCAAACCTTTGGCCGACCGCCAGACCTGAACTCAAACCCACGCTTTTACAGTGGCAAAGCGAAATGACCGCTGTGGCTTTAAAACTGCTGCGCACCTTTGCCGAAGCCCTGAGCCTTCCAGCCGATGCCTTTGACGACCTGTACGGCAATCTGCCCAACGAGCACATCAAGCTGATTCGCTACCCGGGACAGTCCGCTACGCAAAGCAGTCAGGGCGTGGGCGCTCACAAAGACTCTGGTTTCCTGAGCTTCCTGCTTCAGGATGAGAAAAAAGGCCTGCAGGTCGAAGTCTCACCGGATAACTGGGTTGATGCCCAGCCGCTGCCGGGCAGCTTTGTGGTCAATATTGGCGAGCTGCTGGAGCTCGCCACCAACGGCTACCTGCGCGCCACCGTTCACCGCGTGGTTTCTCCGCCTCAGGATGAAGAACGCCTGTCCATCGCCTTCTTCCTGGGCGCGCAGCTCAACGCCGTGGTGCCGGTTTATCAGCTCCCGGCAGCGCTGGCCCGCGAAGCCCAGGGGCCAGAAAGCGATCCGCAAAACCCGCTGCTGCGCGACGTGGGCTGGAACTACCTGAAAGGCCGCCTGCGCTCACACCCTGACGTGGCGGAACGCTATTACCCGGACGTCCTTCGTAACAGCAGTGAACTGATCGCTTAA
- a CDS encoding YlaC family protein → MSEIQRLLTNTIEHLNETEKRDNRPRFSISFIRKHPGLFIGMYIGWFATMWVMLESETLAGSVWLLVVLFALMNAFFFFDVNPRYRYSDIDVLDLRVCYNGEWYNTRNVPTALIDEILNSPGVDEEQKSLLHKMLNRKGELSFYDVFSLTRQQPAGER, encoded by the coding sequence ATGTCAGAAATTCAGCGCCTGCTTACCAATACCATCGAACATCTGAATGAAACTGAAAAGCGCGATAACCGCCCACGCTTCAGTATCAGTTTTATCCGTAAGCATCCCGGATTATTTATCGGCATGTATATCGGCTGGTTTGCCACAATGTGGGTAATGCTGGAATCAGAAACCCTGGCGGGCTCAGTATGGCTGCTGGTCGTGCTGTTCGCGCTGATGAACGCGTTTTTCTTCTTTGACGTCAACCCTCGCTACCGCTATAGCGACATTGACGTTCTCGACCTGCGCGTTTGCTATAACGGCGAGTGGTACAATACCCGCAACGTGCCCACGGCGCTGATCGATGAAATTCTTAACTCCCCTGGCGTGGATGAAGAGCAAAAATCTTTATTGCACAAAATGCTCAATCGCAAAGGGGAACTGTCGTTTTATGATGTCTTCTCACTCACCCGCCAGCAGCCCGCGGGTGAGCGATAA
- a CDS encoding type B 50S ribosomal protein L31: MQRDIHPFYRTVVFHDTSVNEYFKVGSTIKTDREIELDGVTYPYVTIEVSSASHPHYTGKQKVFVNEGGPARFQQRFGKFFGGKES; encoded by the coding sequence ATGCAGCGCGACATCCATCCGTTTTACCGGACCGTGGTGTTTCACGACACCAGCGTAAATGAATATTTTAAAGTGGGCTCGACGATCAAAACCGACCGCGAGATTGAGCTGGACGGGGTGACTTACCCCTACGTGACGATCGAAGTCTCTTCTGCTTCGCATCCTCATTACACCGGCAAACAGAAAGTCTTCGTCAATGAAGGCGGCCCGGCGCGCTTCCAGCAGCGTTTCGGCAAGTTCTTTGGCGGGAAGGAGTCTTAA
- the maa gene encoding maltose O-acetyltransferase, producing the protein MNEEKRKMIAGELYRPGDETLQRESHKARQLLHRYNHSSPDEQAYRDEILAELLGQSEGAYIEPTFRCDYGYNIYLGKNFYANFECVMLDPCPIRIGDNCMLAPGVHIYTATHPLDAETRNSGVEFGKPVTIGNNVWIGGRAVINPGVTIGDNVVVGSGSVVTKDIPANCVVAGNPARIIKML; encoded by the coding sequence ATGAATGAAGAAAAGCGTAAAATGATTGCCGGAGAGCTATACCGGCCTGGAGATGAAACCCTGCAGCGAGAAAGCCACAAAGCACGACAGCTGCTGCATCGCTACAACCATAGCTCGCCGGACGAGCAGGCATACCGCGATGAAATCCTCGCTGAACTGCTTGGCCAGAGTGAAGGTGCTTACATCGAACCCACTTTCCGCTGTGACTACGGCTACAACATCTACCTGGGTAAAAACTTCTACGCCAATTTCGAATGCGTCATGCTGGACCCCTGTCCAATTCGCATCGGCGACAACTGTATGCTGGCGCCTGGCGTTCATATTTATACCGCGACTCATCCTTTGGATGCCGAAACACGGAATAGCGGTGTTGAATTTGGTAAGCCGGTGACAATTGGCAATAACGTCTGGATTGGCGGGCGCGCGGTTATTAATCCTGGCGTCACCATTGGCGATAATGTCGTGGTCGGTTCAGGCTCGGTAGTCACCAAAGATATTCCGGCCAATTGCGTTGTGGCAGGTAACCCAGCGCGTATCATTAAGATGCTTTAA
- a CDS encoding MetQ/NlpA family ABC transporter substrate-binding protein, with protein MKKTAFKLAGVALSLSLAFAAQAADALRVAADPVPHAEILAFVQKLDPNLKLKVVELSNGVNANELLANSDVDANYFQHVPYLRDQEKALGKKFVVAATVHIEPLGIYSHKYKDLKSIPEGTTIAVPNNVTNLSRALYLLQDKGLITLKPEFKDAATNQATPKDIASNPKKLKILEVESPQIPRSLDDVGLGVINGNYALEAGLSPAKDSLGLESATHNPYANILVTNPNLENDPRIKQLAKDLESPQVAEFIRKQYNGSVIPVETKS; from the coding sequence ATGAAAAAGACCGCTTTTAAACTGGCTGGCGTTGCTCTGTCACTGTCTCTGGCTTTCGCGGCACAGGCCGCAGATGCGCTGCGTGTCGCGGCAGATCCGGTTCCGCATGCGGAAATCCTCGCCTTTGTGCAGAAACTCGACCCTAACCTCAAGCTGAAGGTCGTCGAACTGAGCAACGGCGTTAACGCCAACGAACTGCTGGCGAACAGCGACGTCGACGCCAACTACTTCCAGCATGTGCCTTATCTGCGTGACCAGGAGAAAGCCCTCGGCAAAAAATTTGTCGTTGCCGCCACGGTACATATCGAGCCGCTGGGCATCTACTCGCACAAATACAAAGATCTGAAATCCATCCCGGAAGGTACGACCATCGCGGTACCGAACAACGTCACCAACCTCAGCCGCGCCCTTTACCTGCTCCAGGACAAAGGCCTGATCACCCTCAAACCGGAATTTAAAGACGCCGCCACAAACCAGGCAACGCCCAAAGACATCGCCAGCAACCCGAAGAAGCTGAAAATCCTGGAAGTTGAATCCCCGCAGATCCCCCGCTCGCTGGATGACGTAGGCCTGGGCGTGATCAACGGCAACTATGCGCTCGAAGCTGGACTCAGCCCGGCCAAAGACTCCCTTGGCCTGGAAAGCGCGACCCATAACCCCTACGCCAATATTCTGGTCACCAACCCGAATCTGGAAAACGACCCGCGTATCAAACAGCTGGCGAAAGACCTCGAATCCCCTCAGGTGGCCGAGTTCATTCGCAAGCAGTACAACGGCTCGGTGATCCCGGTAGAGACTAAGTCATGA
- a CDS encoding methyl-accepting chemotaxis protein, which yields MLKTTQSRFITSLCLFFMLLIAVTSLVIHFFVTPQLKRNETQLIRFEVDNVAVNITEQMNRVQAQMRSITQSVAAMQSDDINKLLPTLVDQYQDVNVFGGGIWPLPEKREAGRNKFSTFFARNGSNKLEENTYWNSDAAPNYYEQVWYKAGLASPAGQCAWAKAYQDDASPQPRTNCAMAITKEGQPWGVATIDVTLGFFNQLAKQMSEAVKGQVLIIEADGKVVGNADQIGKTAGLKNLSELSGSLPMAKAVQAMLPGFNASQSSENEYDNDGTSHTVILQTVKGSPWILAVDLPTALLTKQTDAILLRLGVVQIPMAIVLLGILVLFVRNMMRRLGELNHNISRLSAGGADLTQRLEPTSSPEFNAIIDSFNGVIGYLQTMLRQVGDSARAISSASHQIATGNQDLSARTEDQASSIEQTAASMEELTSTVRQNADNAAHANELAREASSVAVKGGEVVKQVVSTMNAIQTSSGKVVDIISVIDSIAFQTNILALNAAVEAARAGEQGRGFAVVASEVRSLAQRSAQSAREIKALIENSVSNVNLGTELVYQAGSTMEELTQGVRNVTTLMAEIMSSSREQSTGIEQVNLAINQLDSTTQQNAALVQEVSSASHSMAEQSTQLERVVAGFRL from the coding sequence ATGCTAAAAACTACACAATCCCGATTTATTACCTCTTTATGTTTGTTTTTCATGTTGTTAATTGCGGTAACTTCGCTAGTGATTCACTTTTTTGTGACGCCGCAGCTGAAGCGCAATGAAACCCAGCTGATTCGCTTTGAAGTGGATAACGTGGCGGTCAATATTACCGAGCAGATGAACCGCGTGCAGGCGCAGATGCGCAGCATTACCCAGTCCGTAGCCGCGATGCAAAGCGATGATATTAATAAGTTATTACCGACGCTGGTGGATCAGTACCAGGATGTGAACGTGTTTGGCGGCGGCATCTGGCCTTTGCCGGAAAAACGCGAGGCGGGGCGCAATAAGTTCAGCACTTTCTTTGCCCGCAACGGTAGCAATAAACTTGAAGAAAATACCTACTGGAACTCGGATGCCGCACCTAACTACTATGAGCAGGTGTGGTACAAAGCCGGGCTGGCTTCTCCGGCAGGGCAATGTGCCTGGGCAAAGGCCTACCAGGATGATGCCAGCCCGCAGCCGCGGACTAACTGCGCCATGGCGATTACCAAAGAGGGGCAGCCATGGGGCGTGGCAACCATCGATGTGACGCTGGGCTTCTTTAATCAACTGGCCAAACAGATGAGCGAGGCGGTGAAAGGCCAGGTGCTGATCATCGAAGCCGACGGTAAAGTTGTTGGTAACGCGGATCAGATTGGTAAAACTGCTGGCTTAAAGAATCTTTCTGAACTGAGCGGCTCGCTGCCGATGGCGAAAGCGGTTCAGGCCATGCTGCCCGGTTTCAATGCCAGCCAGAGCAGTGAGAATGAATACGATAACGACGGCACTTCGCACACCGTTATTCTACAGACGGTAAAAGGTAGCCCGTGGATTCTGGCGGTTGACCTGCCAACCGCGCTACTGACCAAACAAACGGACGCGATTCTGCTGCGTCTTGGCGTGGTGCAGATCCCGATGGCGATCGTTTTGCTCGGGATCCTGGTGCTGTTTGTCCGCAATATGATGCGTCGCCTGGGCGAGCTTAACCACAACATCAGCCGGCTTTCCGCCGGTGGCGCCGACCTGACGCAGCGCCTCGAGCCCACCAGCAGCCCGGAATTTAACGCCATTATCGACAGTTTTAACGGCGTGATCGGTTACCTGCAAACCATGTTGCGACAGGTTGGGGATAGCGCCCGGGCCATTTCTTCGGCCTCTCATCAGATTGCGACGGGTAACCAGGATCTTTCCGCCCGTACCGAGGATCAGGCCAGTTCGATTGAGCAAACGGCGGCTTCTATGGAGGAGCTGACCAGCACTGTTCGCCAGAATGCCGATAACGCCGCCCACGCTAACGAGCTGGCGCGCGAAGCCTCCAGCGTGGCGGTGAAAGGGGGAGAAGTGGTGAAGCAGGTCGTCAGCACGATGAATGCGATTCAGACTTCTTCCGGCAAAGTGGTGGATATTATCAGCGTGATTGACAGCATCGCTTTCCAGACCAATATCCTGGCGCTCAACGCCGCCGTTGAGGCTGCCCGAGCCGGTGAGCAGGGCAGAGGTTTTGCGGTTGTGGCCTCTGAGGTTCGCAGTCTGGCTCAACGTTCTGCGCAATCGGCACGGGAAATTAAAGCGCTGATCGAAAATTCGGTGAGCAATGTGAATCTGGGGACTGAGTTGGTTTATCAGGCTGGCAGCACAATGGAAGAGCTGACTCAGGGCGTGCGTAACGTGACGACGCTGATGGCCGAAATTATGTCTTCCAGCCGCGAGCAGAGCACCGGCATTGAGCAGGTAAATCTGGCCATTAATCAGCTGGATAGTACCACGCAGCAGAACGCCGCGCTGGTTCAGGAAGTCTCTTCCGCCTCGCATTCGATGGCGGAACAATCCACCCAGCTTGAGCGAGTCGTCGCAGGATTTAGACTCTAG
- a CDS encoding HHA domain-containing protein, whose product MTTKLTKTDYLMRLRRCQTIDTLERVIEKNKYELSDNELAVFYSAADHRLAELTMNKLYDKIPPSVWKFIR is encoded by the coding sequence ATGACTACCAAGCTCACTAAGACCGATTATTTGATGCGCCTGCGGCGTTGTCAGACAATTGATACGCTCGAACGCGTAATAGAAAAAAATAAATATGAATTATCAGATAATGAACTGGCGGTATTTTATTCAGCAGCTGACCACCGTCTTGCAGAACTGACGATGAATAAACTGTATGACAAAATCCCACCTTCAGTGTGGAAATTTATTCGTTAA